The Nocardia vinacea genome contains the following window.
ACTTCGGACCCGCCGCGACGCGGTCACATCCGTCGCGGATGATTTGAGCGCGTCCGGATTCGAGGACGCCGAAGAGGTCGGGCGTGGCGGTTTCGGTGAGGTCTATCGCTGCAGGCAGGTGGCGCTGGACCGCACAGTGGCGGTGAAGGTGCTGACCGCCGAGCTCGACGAGGACAACCAGGAGCGGTTCTTTCGCGAGCAGCGGGCGATGGGGCGGCTGACCGGACATCCGAATATCGTCACCGTGCTCCAAGTGGGTGTCACCAAAGGCGGGCGTCCCTATCTGGTGATGCCGTATCACCCTTTGGATTCGCTGGATGCGTGGATCCGTCGGCAGGGACCGTTGCCGGTGCAGACGGTGTTGTGGATCGGGGTGAAGGTCGCGGGTGCGCTCGAGAGCGCGCATCGGCTCGGCATCGTGCATCGCGACGTGAAGCCGGGCAATATTCTGCTCACCGATTACGGCGAGCCGGCGTTGACCGATTTCGGTATTGCCCGCATTGCCGACGGATTCCGAACGGCCACGGGCGTCGTGACCGCGTCCCCGGCATTCACCGCGCCCGAGGTTCTCGGTGGCGACGCCCCGACGTCGGCTGCGGATATCTACGGGCTCGGTTCGACCCTGTTTTGCGCGCTCACCGGGCATGCCGCCTTCGAACGCCGCAGCGGTGAACAAGTAGTTGCCCAGTTCCTGCGGATCACCAGCCAGCCGGTGCCGGACCTGCGCGAGAGCGGCATACCCGACGACTTGTCGGCAGTGGTGGAATCGGCGATGCAACGGGATCCGCAGCAGCGGCCGTCGGCGACTGGAATAGGTGAGGCCCTCCGGCAGGTACAGCTGCGCCACAGATACCCGGTCGGCGAGATGGCGCTGCATGTGAAACCAGCCCCAGAGCCGCTGGACTACACCTCGGCGATGCGGGAATGGGGTCCGCCGCCGACGGCTGGAGAACGCGGCAGCGTCGGCGAGCTGCCGCTGGAACTCACCAGTTTCGTCGACCGCCGCACCGAGACGGCCGAGGTGAAGAATCTGCTGTCCACCTGCCGACTCGTGACGCTGGCCGGGATCGGTGGCGTCGGCAAAACCCGGCTGGCGCTGCGAGCGGCGACGAGCGTTCGACGCGATTTCGCCGATGGGGTCCGGGTTGTCGAACTGGCTGACGTGCGCGACCCGTCGATGCTGATCGACGTCGTGGCGGCCGCCTTGGGCCTGCGGGACGATTCGGCCCGGTCGACGCATGACGTGCTGGTCCAGTTCCTGCAATCCCGGGAAACGCTGCTCGTTCTGGACAACTGCGAGCAGGCATTGGCGGCTTCCGCGGAGCTGGTCGAGACGTTGCTGATGGCTTGTCCGGGTCTGCGGATTCTCGTCACCAGCCGCGAACCGCTCGACATCGCCGGGGAAGCGGTACTGCGGGTGTTGCCGCTGACCGTGCCGGACCCCGACGGTGAACCGTCGCTGCGCGGACTGCCCAAATACGATGCCATGACATTGTTCGCCGACCGCGCCGCCGCAGTGGTGCCGGGCTTCGAACTCACCGAGGACAACAAGGCCGCCGTGGCCGGTATCTGTTCGCGGCTGGACGGATTGCCGCTGGCGGTCGAACTCGCGGCGGCACGGATGCGCGCGATGTCGCCGCACCAGATCCTGCAGCGGCTCATTGATCGGTACGCGCTGCTCACCCGCGGTAGTCGCACCGCACCAACCCGGCAACAGACGCTACGAGAGTGCATCGACTGGAGCTACCAGCTGTGCACACCGGTCGAGCAGCGGGTGTGGGCTCGGCTGACGGTATTCGCCGGTGGCTTCGAGCTCGACGCCGCCGAATGCGTGTGTGGTGCCGAGTTGGCGCCGGAGAGTCTGCTGGACGCACTGTCCTCCCTGGTGGACAAGTCGATCGTGATCCGGGAGGAACCCGAAGGCGTCGTGCGCTTCCGAATGCTCGAGACGATGCGCGACTACGGTCGGGAGAAGTTGCAGGAGATCGACGAACACGAGGATCTGCGTCGACGACACCGTGATTGGTATCAGCGGTTGGCGCTGGATGCCGAGGCGGGGTGGATCAGCGACCGGCAGCTGAGCTGGCTCGCTCGCCTGGACCGCGAACAACCGAATATGCGAGAAGCGCTCGAATTCTGTGTGTCCGACGCTACCCCGGAGTCGGCGCATGCCGGGTTGCGTATCGCCGCAGCGTTATTCGTCTTCTGGAGCTTCCGAGGACGGTTCGGTGAAGGCCGACGCTGGCTCGACCGCCTCCTGGCCCACCCGGCCGCGCACTCGATACCGGATCGCGTCAAAGCACTGCATACGAGCACGTACATGGCTGCGGTACAGGGAAACCTGCAATACGCGGCCACCCTCGTCGAGCAGGCGCGCACCCTCGCCGAACAGGACCCCGCACCCACCACCAAAGCGCTGGCCACGGCCGCCGAGGGAACGCTGGCACTGTTTCGAGGTGAACTCGGTCAGGCGATATCCGTACTCGAACCCACCCTCGCGGTATTCGAAGCCAACGCGCGAGGACCTGTATATATCTCCACGTTGACCAACCTCGGATGGGCACACGCACTCCAGGGAGACACCGGACGGGCGATCCGGTATCACGAGCAGGTACTTGCCATCACCCAAGCGTGCGGCGAATCGCTGTTTCGATCGACCACACTGTGGGGCATCGCCATCATCGTATGGCAGCAGAGCGAAAAGTCCCGCGCACAAGAGTTACTACTGGAATCACTACGAGCCAACCGGCGCGTCCGCAGCCCTGTCATCGCGGCAATGGCCATCGAGGGACTGGCCTGGACCGGTGCCGATGACAATGGTGAACGTGCGGCCATCCTGATGGGCGCCGCCGAACACCTGCTGCGCTCCGCCTCGGGTGTCACAACTTTTTTCACGGAGCTCTCCCACTATCACGACGAATGCGAGCGCCTCGTGCGTCGCGCACTCGGCGACCGAGGATTCGAGGCCGCCTTCCAGCGCGGACAAGCCATGGGGATGAACGCCGCAGTGGCCTACGCCCTGGGGGAACCGCCGGGTACCACCCCACGCGATTCCGGCACGTCATTGACCAAGCGCGAACTGGAGGTCGCGCACCTCGTCGCGCAAGGACTCACCAACAAACAGATCGCCGCGAAACTCGTGCTCTCCCAACGCACCGCACAGCACCATGTCGAACACATCCTGAGCAAACTCGGCTTTACCTCCCGCACTCAGATCGCCGCCTGGGTCATCGACGAGTCCCGGCAAGAGGGGGACCGGGGATCCAACGGTGGTTTCGACCCGATGCGCTGAACGAGGTTCGAAAGTTCCGATACGTCATATCTCGGTAAACGGAAATTTCCGGTGACCGAAGTGCTTAAACCGGAGTTGCATGCTATATATTCAGTAACCGGCGCATTGATAGCCTCTGCATTTGCCCGATCGACATAGAGGCAATCGACAGCATGCGGTACTGGTGCTGGTTTACCGCCGCGTCGGTTGCGATCCCGTGGCCCGCTCTGTCAAATCCGCCTCCCGGTGAGCGGGATGAAAGCGCGCCGACCCGCTCTCGCGGTTCAGCTGGAGAATTCCCTGTTCCGTACAAGTTCTATTTCTTCAACCTTTTCTTTCTCGGTGCTAAAAATGTACCCAACGTGCGGCATCAGTTATATATACCTCCTATTACTCGAGGTGAATCTCCTCGAGCTTCTTCGGTTCAGAAATGCAGCAATGCACGAAATGAACCACGGGTGCCGCACGCCGAGTGGAGGAAATGCTTCCGGATTCATAAAGACATCACCGATCGGGTTCCGCACGGACCAAAGCGCCTGAGTTGCTCGGTCCTGCCGATCATCCGCAACTGACCAAATTATCGAGACATCCACTCAAAGAAGAGAAGAGATATGTCTGTAGAAATCCATCGTCGGTTCCCTCCCGGACCGAGCGGGCGGAGTGTACTGCGCACCGCTGTCGCGTTGAGCACGGCAACAATGCTCGGCGCCGTCGGCATCTCGGTCGCCAACGCCGAGCCGTCGCCGCCGGCCGCTTTCCCGGGCGTCTTCTCGACGACCGACGCGACCGCAGATATCGAAGCGATCAAGCAGCTCAAGACCAGCTACTTCGCAAATATTGATGCGAAAAACTGGACCGCGCTGCGCGAACTCCTCGCTCCGGACGTCGTGGTGGACACCACGGGCAGCGGTGGCCCCATCCTTGTCGGTAGGGACCCGTTCATCGCCTTCCTGAAGCTCACAATCGGTGGCGCCAATACGCACCATCAGGGCTTCGACCCGGCGATCCAGCTGACGTCCGCGACGTCTGCCGAGGCCGACTGGAGGATGGAGGATGTGCTTATTTTCGGCGGGACTCTCGGGGTCCACGGCTATGGCAATTACCACGATCGCTATGTAAAGGTCAACGGTAAGTGGGTGGTCAAGTATTCCAAGCTCACCCGCACCCGCCTGGATCTGATCGACCCTGACGACGGCACGGTAATCCAGGTAAACGTTCCGCTCGCGGAGATCGTCCAGAAAGTCACGGATATCATCGGCCCCTGGTAATCACGGCAAAGGCGGGAGACCACGCACATGGTCTCCCGCCTTTCTGTTCGAGGCGAACCGATGACAGGATCGGACTTCACGCCGCGTTCTCGATGTCTTTACCGAAAAGATCAATTGAATTCCTGGTCGAACCTTTACAGTAATTCGAAGGCGTATTAACTACCGGCTGCCTTGAATTCGGTATAGCAAACCACTGATGTGAATCCACGCAATGCGGGACAAGGGCGGAACACGCCCGAAAAACCTTAGCGATAGTCCATGTCAGTGTGGTGTGCCGGATATTTCCAGTTCTTGGACAGTGGGATGGGTTGTGGGGTTGGGGCTGGTGACCTGGAGGCGTACGTAGCGGGCGGTAAGTGAGTTTTGTACTGTGCCGGTTGCGCGGTCGGTGGTGACTGGTGTCCAGGTGTGGTTATCGGTGGATGCTGTGATTGTGTACGTCGGTGCGTGCTCGGCCCAGCGCGGGAGGATTCTGCTGATGGGATGATCGGTGCCCAGATCGACCGTGAGGTTTGCTCGGGTGCCCTCGGGCGCCCAACCGGTGGCCAGACTGCCATCGACTGCCGCAGCGGCGTATCGGCCCGGTTCCTCGGAAGATGCGGTAACAGATGTACATCGGGCGAGGTTTTCGCTGTGGTCCAGATCCGGTCGCCGAGTCGTGACGGTCAATGGCTGGTCGGCACTGACGAGGTCGACGCCGGTCGAGGTTTCGACCTGCATCGGCGCACCGTCGGTGAGGGTGATGGTTGTGCGGTCGGGTCCGAGTTCGGCGTCGAAAGTTCTCCCCTGCCAGTGCATTCCGTGGATGGACACTCCGGATTTCAGTTCCGGCGATAGCAAGGGGTCGATACGGATCCTGTCCTCGCGCAGGCGCAGCCCCAGCAGTCCGTTGGTGAAAGACTGCAGGAATCCCCCAGCCGCGGTAACGAACGTGAACGCTGGTGCGCTCAGGATTTCCGCGAGGCCCCCGACACCCCGCGACTCCGAGAATTGCCCGAACGGTGCGCGCATGAATGAGCGCACCGCACGTTCGACATAGGTTTTGGTCGCGCAGCCGGGGCGCCCGACCGCCGCGGCGGCGATGGCGTGTATCGAGTCGGTCATGGCTGGGCCGCCGGGATCGGTGCGTTCGGCGTAGAAGTCGAGCGTATGCTCGGAAACCTCTTGGGACATGGGCCATTCCAGGGGATAGATCAGAAGCGCGGCGTCGGCTTGTTTGATCGGTGTGCCCGGATAGCCGTCGTACTGCAGGAAGGTCTGCCGTGCGGGGTCGAACGGTATGCGCAGCCGGTCGGCGATGGTGGTCCATTCCGGTGGGCTGGGTTCGCGCAGGAGATCGGCGGCGTGTGCGGCATTGCGCAGGGCAAGCGCGGCCACAGCATTGGTGTAAACCCCGTCTCGTACGCCGTTGCTGTATTCGTCGGGGCCTGCGACATCGTTGATGGAGTAGCTGCCGTCCGGATTCGGCGTGACACGCGAGGCCCAGAATTCGGCCACATTGCGCATGACCGGCCAGATGCGGGTGCGTAGATAATCATCGTCGCCGGTGGCGAGATAGTACTGCCAGGCCGCCAGGGAGATATCACCCTGCAGATGAACCTGGTTCAGGCAGTGCGGCGGCAGCCAGCTGAGACATTCGGCCAGATCGCCGCGGCTGGCGCTGGTCCATGGATAGAACGCGCCACGGAAACCGAGCAGCCGCGCATTGGCCTGCGCTGCCGGCAGCGTCTTGTACCGGTACTCCACAACCGATTTCGCCAGCTCGGGCGCGAACTGCAACAGCGTCGGAAACATCCAGGTATCGGCATCCCAGAACACCGCGCCCGCATAGTTGTCGCTACTGAGCCCAACCGGTGAAATGCTGTTGTCCTGCCCGGAATTCGTGCTCGAATACAGCGAATACAGCGCGCCACGCACCCAAGCCTGGATTTCGGGAGCATCCGGTATGACAACCTCGCCCCGCCATAGCTCCCGCCACGCCGCCGCTGTGTCGGCGAGCAGCCGCGACCAGCCCTTGTCCGCGGCTCGACGCGCGGCGTCGAACGCCGCAGTCGCAGAATCCGGGGCGGTGAGCGTTGTGTCGACACCGACGAACTTCGTCACCTCGTAGGTCTCGTCCGCCCGCGCCTCCCACCGCGCCTCCCGGCCGATACTCAATCCGAGTGCTGGCGAAACCTGCTGTGCTGTCGATGCTGTCGTGCGTAACACCGAAGCGACCGCACCGGTGACTGCGTTGCCATCGGTTCGGAAGCCGACACCGATACCGTCCTCGCCGCGCGCACCACCGTCGATCTGCGTCATTCGCCGTGCACCGGCACCGTCGAGCACATCGCTGACGGTGACTTGACCGGACCAGTGCGGCACCATCGTCAGCCGCACCGCCCCGACATGCTGATCGACGCGATCGGTTAGCACCTCGTACACCAGATCGGTGGTCTTGCCGTCCCGTGTGGTCCAGGTGAGGGAGGTGCGTACCAGCCCGCACCGCTGGTGCACCGTCTGCGCGAGATTCGTGATCTGCGCCGCCGGTGTTGCGCCGGAGTACTTCTCGTCGCCGACACCGACGGTGAGGCCCGACCAGTTCGGAATGGCCGCCGCCACCTCTCGGTCCGCGGCGACGGTCGGTGTGTGACCGTACAGTCCGGCAACGAACGCGCCGTCATAGCGTGGCGTGTACAGCGGCCAACCACTCAATTGGTCCGTCCCCGCGTAGCCCATACCACGCGGGGGCACCCGCAACCCGAGATAGCCGTTGCCCACGAAGGGATGCCGATCGTAGGCGGCATCGACCGCGCCGCTCGACGGTGCCCACTCCGGCGCAGCGGCGAGCTCGTCATCCGGGCAAATAGTCCCCGCCGTCACCTCGGACATGTGGCGTACCGCCACCGCAGGAACCTGAACCACCAGCGCGAGGACCATAAGCATCGCGACAGCGATCCAAGCCCTTGCCCACACGCCGATGCGCCCGAAGCACCTGCCTATCAAGGACAACGACGTACCTCTCCGTGTGGCGTACGCCGCGTGTACGCCAGCGCCACCGAAAGCGGGATCTGGAATTTATCGATTATTCGATATAAATTGACGAATAATTGAGAGAACCCTAATGGCGTGTCGGTCGAGGGTCAAGACCGTATTCCTGCTGCGACCGAGCAGATTTCGTGCTTTTTGATGGGGCGGCACCCGAGCGGGTGAGCCCGAGAGGTGGACCGCTACGTGGTCGCTGGGGCCCGCAAGAGCCACGGGCCGCTGAAGCGGATCGCGAAGGATTTCGAGATCTCCGAAGACTGCTTGCGCATGACCTCGGCGCTGGCGGACTCGGCATCGCGTGACGCGATTGCGTTGCAGTCACCGAAAGGCGCCTTCGTGCATTGAGTTTCGCGCCATAACGTTTGTATCCGTTTGGCGCGCAATGGACTACGTCGATCCATGAGCAGCCTCGGCGCATGTGTGGCCGTAGGCGCACTCGCCGACTGGGATCGGCTCGGAAACCGCGGCTTTCTCGACCGCCGTTCGGCGCTCGATCAACCCGACTGTCACACCGGCGACGATGATCACGCCGCCGAAGACCTGCCCGAGCCGGACCGTCTCGCCGTTGATCGTCACGGCACCGAGCACACCGAATACCGGTACCAGGTTGAGGATGTTGACCGCGACGCTGGAGGTCATCCGGCGCAGACCGTAGTTGTAGAGAAGAAAGCCGCCGACGGAACATGCCACGGCGAGATAGGCGAGCAGCGCCGATGCCGTAGCGTCCGGTACCCGCCAGTCCCCGATCTCGAGGAGCGAGGCGAGTAGAAAGCCGGCGGCACCCGCCATGGTCTGGTAGTAGGTGAGATTCACCGCGTCCTGCCCGCGCCCCGCGTACTTGCCCAGCACGTTGTACCCGGCCCACACCAGCCCGCCGAGCAGCAGCAGGACATCGCCGAACCAGCGCCCGCTGCCTCCGACTTCCGCCCCGTTGCGCACGACCAGGAAGGCTCCCGCCGTGGCGAGCAGCACGCCGCCGACCCGCAGTAGCGGCATGCCGGCCCGGAAGACCACCAGCTCCACGAGCATGGTCATCAGCGGGTAGGTGGCCACGATCAAAGAGGCGTCGGAGGCGGTCGACAGTTCGACGCCGATGTTCTCCAGCACGAAGTAGACCGTGATGCCGAGCACGCCGCTCAGGTAGATCATCCGCCGCTGCCGGGCATCCGGTCGCGCGACCGGGTTGCGGCGCATGCGCACCATGATCCCGAGCAGCACGGCGGCGAGCGTGAAGCGGATGGCCCCGATGGTCAACGGCCCGACGTCCGCCAGCACCTGCTTGGTCACCGCGTACGAACTGCTCCAGAACAGTGCGGCCGTCACGATGGAACAGATCGCCAAGATCCTGGTCCTCCGCTCGTCCACCCCTGATTCCCCTTCCCATCCGAACTTCTGATCCCCGCCCGACCGCATCGTGGAGAAGCGCATCATGAACGGAACTACCGGGAGCAAGCTAGCAATTAGTCCGGGAGCATGGCACGCTTGCCGAACGAAATTCGGCCCTTTATGAGTGAGACGGAACATGGACGAACTAGATTCGGCGTTGCTGCGGCTTCTGTAGCAAGACGGTCGGCGCACCAATCGGGATCTGGCACAGGAGTTGGGCATTGCGCCCTCCACGTGCCTGGAGCGGGTGCGCTCCCTCCGTGAACGCGGTGTGCTGCTCGGATTTCACGCCGAGGTGGACCTCCCCTCGATCGGCCGGGGGCTACAGGCGATCATCGCGGTGCGGGTACGGCCGCCGACGCGTGCGATCATCGAGCAGTTCCAGGCCTTCGTGGCGCGGATGCCCGAGGTGATCGGAGTCTTCGTGCTCACGGGCACCGAGGACTTCCTGCTCCATGTGGCGGTTCGCGACACCGACCATCTGCACGCGGTGGTCCTGGACAAGCTGACCGTGCGGCAGGAACTCGCGGACGTACGCACCTCGGTGGTCTACGGGCACCTGCGGAAGAGCGTCATCGAGCCGATTTGAGGCTCTCCCGATCGGTCCCTTGCTTTCCGCGACGGTCAGCCCGGTGACGAACCGAAAAATAAGTCCGAACAATTAGCAGGCAAACCGATACGAATCGAAATTTCGGATGTCGGATCAGCGATGCGGTAGACCGAAAAGTCAAGTCCCGGCGGCCGGGTGGGATCTGGTTCTCGTGACAGGTGTGCCACCGTTGACCTGCGTGAACGGCGCAACGTCGCCGCTCACCTGATCGCGAGTCCGAGATGTGTGCATCTGCAGCCACCGTAATCGCCCGTCTTATTCAGCGTCGCAGGTTATCTAATTCATCGACGATAATATTCATACGTATCGAACAGGTGCCATAGACATGCGGCAAACTGTCACCTATGCTCAGAGATAGTCCGAAGTTTCGGATATGGCTGTCGGATGGAAATATTTGAGTTCAAAATCTCTTTTCGTATGAAAAGGATATGTCTATGGGCACAAGCAAACAAAGGACTCCCGACCCGCGTCGACAGAAGATGATCTCGATTGTCGTGGCGGGAGTGGTTCCACTGGCGCTCGTGCTCGGGGGAACTGCGATCGCGAACGTCGGCGCTACGTCGGCGACGGTGACCCGGTCCGACTACTCACTGCCCGCGCCGCCTCCGCCGCACGTGCCTTCGCCCGATGAGCCTCTGCTCGAGCAGCCTCATCCACAGCGGCCCAGCCCAGAGCAGACGCAGCCCGAGCAGCCGCCCCACCAGAACGTGCCCGACCAGCCGGCTGGGTGATTCGGTGCCGTCGTAATCGTGGATCAGCGGAATTACGACTGCTGCCGGCCTCCTCGTGAGAACTGATTCGGACATACAGCGGGTATCAGCTCCCGCTGAGACACTGCGTCCATCCCGGCCGCCGAAGCATTCATTCGGCGGATGTACGTGCGGCGAGCTGGATGACCCTCTGCGGACGCTTTGGGTCCGCAGAGGGTGGGGTTCAGAGCGTGTCGAAGAACTCGAGCTTCGGGGGTGCGGCCAAAAGTGGCGCCATGAGTTTGCCGGCGGCGCGGAAGTGGTCGGAGCGGCTGTGGGCGTCCAAAGCTTCCTTATCGGAATAGATTTCGAAGAAACGGTAACTGTTGGGATCGGCCTGGGAGCGAACCAGTTGGTAGGCGTGATTGCCGGGTTCGTTGGCCCGGACCTGGGTGACCAGGTCGGCGACGACGGATTCGAACTCGGGGCCGGACCCATCCTTGACGGTCACATCGGCGGTTACTGCGAGCATGGTTCTCCTTAGGGTGAGTGAACTGCGAACTGAATGGTTTCATCGATGCTCAATCGGCGGGCTGGTTGATGGCGCCCTGGATCAGAGCGGTCGTGAGTCCGAGATTCTCGCGCTGATCGGCGCCGGTCGGACCAACATCGAGATAGCCGAGAAACTGTTCATCAGCATGGCGACCGTGAAGACCCCGCTTCGCCGAACTGCAATTGCGTGATCGAGCACAGGCCGTGTTGGCGGCACGCGACGCGGGACTCGAACCGTGCCGTCGTATGTGAGATCGGCGTGCGTGGCCAGCGATACGGCCGCGGTGTCCGCTACTGAATATGCCCGAATTCGGTGCTCAGAGCTTATTCTGCCCAGGTGACAGGGGAACTGGCACGACCATTCCGGCGGCGAATGCTGCTGCTGGTCGTCGGTGTTGTGCTGGCGGCGGGTGGGGCCGTGACGCGGCCGTTCAGTTGGCCGGCAACCGTGCTGGTGGTGGTGCCGGTGGTCGTGGTATCTGTGCTGGCGTTCCGCACCAGACTCGAGCAGATTCCACGCACCGCCCGGCTGCGGCGCGGGGTGGTCGTTTGGTCGACGCTGCTGGTCGTCGCGTCGGTGTGGGAAGTGTATGCCTTTGTGCGGCAACCGGATTGGACGCGGCCCAACGATCTACACCCGACTTTGTCGACGCTGCTGGATCCGGCACTCGAGCAGTTGCCGCTGCGGTTCGCCGGATGGCTGGTATGGCTGGGTGCGGGCTGGTGGCTGGTTTCGAGATGAGCGATCGGGTGATCGTCATCATCGGGTTCGTAGTGGTACTGGTGGTCGCGCTCGGCGTGGTCGTGGTTACGCATGTGCGCCGGGATTTGGTCGCGCCCGTGGGGGAAACGATTGCGTACCTCACGCGCAATCGGTTGGTGAGGATTGTCGCTGTGCTCGCGTGGGCGTGGGTCGGCTGGCACTTTCTCGCCCGGTAGCGGGAGGTGCTCGTCGAGGTCCATGGTCGTGAGATCGCCGAAGAGGCAATCGAATACGCCGATGTGCGGGAAAGGTGCGCACGTCCGCTGGACCAGAGGTCACGGGGTGGCGGGCAGGATCGGTGGCACGTATTCGAATGTCATTCCGAGCAGCCATACGAGAAGCAGCACCACCGGCAGGTGGAACAGGAACTGCAGGAACGTGAATCCGACGAGGTCGCGCGCCCGCAGTTTGAGGACTGCCAGCAGCGGCAGCATGAAGAACGGGTTGACGAGGTTCGGCAGTGCCTCGGCCACGTTGTAGATCTGTACCGTCCAGCCGAGGTTCATGTGCACATCGGTCGATGCCTGCATGACATAGGGTGCTTCGACCAGCCATTTTCCACCGCCGGACGGGACGAAGACGCCGAGTACCACGGTGTAGAGGGCGATGACGATGGCAAAGCTTCCACCGCCGCCGATACTCGTGAAGAAGTGGGCGAGGTGTTCGGAGATGGTGAGGCCGCCGCTGCCCTTGGCTTTGGTGAGGATCGCGGCCATGGCGGCGTACAGCGGGAACTGGACGAGAATTCCGGCCGTGGCGGGTACGGCGAGGGAGATGGCCTGCAAGAACTTGCGCGGGGTCCCGTGGAGCACCAAGCCCAGCATGAGGAAGACGAGCAGGTAACCATTCAGGCTGCTGACCACGGTAAGCACCGGTTTGCTGGTGAGCTGGGAGATCAACCAGCCCACCGTCAACACCGCGGCCAGGATCGGCAGGATACGGCTGTACTCGAGCCATTCCCCGGGGCGGGAGCGTGGAGCCACTTCCGCGGGATGGTCATCCAGATCGACGTCCAGTTCCTGCGCGGTCTTGATCGCTGCGTCCTTCGGCGCGGAGAAGTGCGCGATCAGCACAGTGAGCGCCATGATGATGGCGCACATGAGCAGGGACTGCCACGTGAAGATCGTGTGCCCGAAGTCGAGGACGCCGGTGACCTTCAACAGGGCCGGAGGCAAAGAGGTGGCGGTGGCCTGCAGCTGCGCGGCCGAGGAGGATATTCCCAGCGCCCACACCGCGCCCAACCCCATGAACGCCGCGGCGCCCAGCGCGCGATAGTCCACGCGTAGATCGGCCCGACGGGCGATCGCGCGGGCCAGCAGACCGCCGAAAACCAGGCTGAGTCCCCAGTTCAGAAACGATATCGACATCGAGAGGAACGCAACGAAACTTACTGCGCTGCTGGCGGTTTGCGGCAAGGTGGCCAGCCGGTCGATGAGCCGGGCGACGGGTGGGGAGGTGGCGATGACGTATCCGGTGAGCACCACCATCGCCATCTGCAGGGTGAATGCGGTCAGATCCCAAAAGCCGTCGCCGAACGCGTTCGCGATTGTTCGCGGTGACGAGCCGTTGGCCAGTGCGGCGACGGCCACGATGAATACGCCCGCCAGCGCGACGACGTAGGCGTCCGGGAACCACTTCTCCGTCCACCTGGCGAGCGACT
Protein-coding sequences here:
- a CDS encoding protein kinase domain-containing protein translates to MTADDPLRTRRDAVTSVADDLSASGFEDAEEVGRGGFGEVYRCRQVALDRTVAVKVLTAELDEDNQERFFREQRAMGRLTGHPNIVTVLQVGVTKGGRPYLVMPYHPLDSLDAWIRRQGPLPVQTVLWIGVKVAGALESAHRLGIVHRDVKPGNILLTDYGEPALTDFGIARIADGFRTATGVVTASPAFTAPEVLGGDAPTSAADIYGLGSTLFCALTGHAAFERRSGEQVVAQFLRITSQPVPDLRESGIPDDLSAVVESAMQRDPQQRPSATGIGEALRQVQLRHRYPVGEMALHVKPAPEPLDYTSAMREWGPPPTAGERGSVGELPLELTSFVDRRTETAEVKNLLSTCRLVTLAGIGGVGKTRLALRAATSVRRDFADGVRVVELADVRDPSMLIDVVAAALGLRDDSARSTHDVLVQFLQSRETLLVLDNCEQALAASAELVETLLMACPGLRILVTSREPLDIAGEAVLRVLPLTVPDPDGEPSLRGLPKYDAMTLFADRAAAVVPGFELTEDNKAAVAGICSRLDGLPLAVELAAARMRAMSPHQILQRLIDRYALLTRGSRTAPTRQQTLRECIDWSYQLCTPVEQRVWARLTVFAGGFELDAAECVCGAELAPESLLDALSSLVDKSIVIREEPEGVVRFRMLETMRDYGREKLQEIDEHEDLRRRHRDWYQRLALDAEAGWISDRQLSWLARLDREQPNMREALEFCVSDATPESAHAGLRIAAALFVFWSFRGRFGEGRRWLDRLLAHPAAHSIPDRVKALHTSTYMAAVQGNLQYAATLVEQARTLAEQDPAPTTKALATAAEGTLALFRGELGQAISVLEPTLAVFEANARGPVYISTLTNLGWAHALQGDTGRAIRYHEQVLAITQACGESLFRSTTLWGIAIIVWQQSEKSRAQELLLESLRANRRVRSPVIAAMAIEGLAWTGADDNGERAAILMGAAEHLLRSASGVTTFFTELSHYHDECERLVRRALGDRGFEAAFQRGQAMGMNAAVAYALGEPPGTTPRDSGTSLTKRELEVAHLVAQGLTNKQIAAKLVLSQRTAQHHVEHILSKLGFTSRTQIAAWVIDESRQEGDRGSNGGFDPMR
- a CDS encoding nuclear transport factor 2 family protein, yielding MLGAVGISVANAEPSPPAAFPGVFSTTDATADIEAIKQLKTSYFANIDAKNWTALRELLAPDVVVDTTGSGGPILVGRDPFIAFLKLTIGGANTHHQGFDPAIQLTSATSAEADWRMEDVLIFGGTLGVHGYGNYHDRYVKVNGKWVVKYSKLTRTRLDLIDPDDGTVIQVNVPLAEIVQKVTDIIGPW
- a CDS encoding discoidin domain-containing protein, which produces MSEVTAGTICPDDELAAAPEWAPSSGAVDAAYDRHPFVGNGYLGLRVPPRGMGYAGTDQLSGWPLYTPRYDGAFVAGLYGHTPTVAADREVAAAIPNWSGLTVGVGDEKYSGATPAAQITNLAQTVHQRCGLVRTSLTWTTRDGKTTDLVYEVLTDRVDQHVGAVRLTMVPHWSGQVTVSDVLDGAGARRMTQIDGGARGEDGIGVGFRTDGNAVTGAVASVLRTTASTAQQVSPALGLSIGREARWEARADETYEVTKFVGVDTTLTAPDSATAAFDAARRAADKGWSRLLADTAAAWRELWRGEVVIPDAPEIQAWVRGALYSLYSSTNSGQDNSISPVGLSSDNYAGAVFWDADTWMFPTLLQFAPELAKSVVEYRYKTLPAAQANARLLGFRGAFYPWTSASRGDLAECLSWLPPHCLNQVHLQGDISLAAWQYYLATGDDDYLRTRIWPVMRNVAEFWASRVTPNPDGSYSINDVAGPDEYSNGVRDGVYTNAVAALALRNAAHAADLLREPSPPEWTTIADRLRIPFDPARQTFLQYDGYPGTPIKQADAALLIYPLEWPMSQEVSEHTLDFYAERTDPGGPAMTDSIHAIAAAAVGRPGCATKTYVERAVRSFMRAPFGQFSESRGVGGLAEILSAPAFTFVTAAGGFLQSFTNGLLGLRLREDRIRIDPLLSPELKSGVSIHGMHWQGRTFDAELGPDRTTITLTDGAPMQVETSTGVDLVSADQPLTVTTRRPDLDHSENLARCTSVTASSEEPGRYAAAAVDGSLATGWAPEGTRANLTVDLGTDHPISRILPRWAEHAPTYTITASTDNHTWTPVTTDRATGTVQNSLTARYVRLQVTSPNPTTHPTVQELEISGTPH
- a CDS encoding DMT family transporter, with product MDERRTRILAICSIVTAALFWSSSYAVTKQVLADVGPLTIGAIRFTLAAVLLGIMVRMRRNPVARPDARQRRMIYLSGVLGITVYFVLENIGVELSTASDASLIVATYPLMTMLVELVVFRAGMPLLRVGGVLLATAGAFLVVRNGAEVGGSGRWFGDVLLLLGGLVWAGYNVLGKYAGRGQDAVNLTYYQTMAGAAGFLLASLLEIGDWRVPDATASALLAYLAVACSVGGFLLYNYGLRRMTSSVAVNILNLVPVFGVLGAVTINGETVRLGQVFGGVIIVAGVTVGLIERRTAVEKAAVSEPIPVGECAYGHTCAEAAHGST
- a CDS encoding Lrp/AsnC family transcriptional regulator is translated as MDLPSIGRGLQAIIAVRVRPPTRAIIEQFQAFVARMPEVIGVFVLTGTEDFLLHVAVRDTDHLHAVVLDKLTVRQELADVRTSVVYGHLRKSVIEPI